Proteins encoded together in one Hugenholtzia roseola DSM 9546 window:
- a CDS encoding helix-turn-helix domain-containing protein: MIGKKIRELCEKSPYSQRELAKRLNISPPTLRRLFEMEQPDINLSLLQEISFVLNVPLSEFAEDLGVMQVVQKIDKEKNDPSGKEKDPKENELLQKIQSLETEIKRLQDALFQSQQETISILKK; the protein is encoded by the coding sequence ATGATAGGAAAAAAAATCAGAGAGCTTTGTGAAAAATCGCCTTATTCCCAAAGAGAACTTGCCAAAAGGCTAAATATAAGCCCTCCAACGCTTAGGCGTTTGTTCGAAATGGAACAGCCAGATATCAACTTATCACTATTGCAGGAGATTAGCTTTGTCTTAAATGTTCCTCTTTCTGAATTTGCCGAAGATTTGGGAGTTATGCAAGTGGTTCAAAAAATTGATAAAGAAAAAAATGACCCATCAGGGAAAGAAAAAGACCCAAAGGAAAATGAGCTATTGCAAAAAATACAATCCTTAGAAACGGAAATTAAGCGGTTACAAGACGCGCTTTTTCAATCCCAGCAAGAAACAATAAGCATTTTAAAAAAAAT